DNA from Drosophila busckii strain San Diego stock center, stock number 13000-0081.31 chromosome 2R, ASM1175060v1, whole genome shotgun sequence:
CAAGACGGTGACCTTCATGGGCTTGACTAATGCCTTCCAATCGCTTGCTCAACTCCCAGTGCTGTCTAATCCGATCGCGACGGCGCCAGTCAACTACTTTAATCGTCCCCCACATGATTCTCAAGTCAAGGATAGCGCCTATGGTTCTGTCGATGTCAGCGAAACATTATCCAGCCCTTCCAGGCAAATGGTTTACACCGGCGCACGTGACAAGGATACGGCCTATGACCGAGCAGTGATGACCAACAATAATAGCGGGAGGAAGCGACGCTAGCTGGTTATATGCACAGATATTCACACACTTTTTGCAAGttccaataaaatttaaatatataaaatcctTCTTAAAAAATTACGTTTCCTTTATTACGCGTAAAAATCCATATAACACAAGTCCACAAGGAACTCGCTCCAGATATTTTTGAGCGTTTACTTGAGGGGAATAAAACGCGAGCTGTGGGTAGCACCAATACCGGGCCTACCGTGCTTAACAGGCTTGTAGGTCAACGCAAATTCACCCAAGTAGTGGCCGATCATCTCAGGCTTAACTTCAACCTGTGAAATAGAACAAATTTAGTTTCAAGCACATATTTCCGCTTTGTAGTTGTCACTTACCTGGCCGAAATCTTTGCCATTGTAAACACCAATGATGGAGCCGGTCATCTCGGGAACAATGATCATGTTTCTCAGATGAGTCTTGACAATTTCGGGCTTCTCATTTGGTGGTGCCTCCTTCTTGGCCTTGCGCAGCTTCTTGATCAAAGCCATCGGCTTGCGCTTCAGACCGCGAGAGAAACGCCTGCGTGCGCGGCTGTGCATCAGCTCAACCAGCTGGTTGCTACATTAGAACAAACAAATGAGGTTAATTCTGCATGATTCCATGGATCAAAGCTAGACAACTTACTTGGGCATATCCAACAGCTGGTCCAAGTCCACACCACGGTAGGTGAACTTCTTGAAGGTACGCTTCTTCTTAAGAGTTTCATcaacttgctgttgttataaaaaaaaaccaatgtTAGTTTTTACTACACTTTATTTAACACTTGACAACGCGTAAAACTCTAAAATAACATTAGCATACATGCGCCGCATATTGTATGATGTTAAACTACAACACTCGATTAGTTTAGCGCACGGAtgctacatatttttttagatttttacttaaaaattaCATCGGCCATCTTGACGTTTGCAGTCTACGGAACGGAAAGAAAAACACAAGGCAGCGTTGCCACCTAGCTTCGAAAAGCGTTGCCACTCAGCTCCAAAGAAGGAACTAAATACTGTTGCCAGACTAGACAATCTGAACAGCGTACCAGACGACATGTTTGGTCACACTGCGCGTCCAATTAGAGACGCGTGAgtgaattaattgaaatgcataagCAATTTTGTCAATAAAAGTACTATTAAGTGTGTTAGATactaagaaataaaatataattgattattaatagcttatgcaaacatatattttgtatgctcGTGCCAAGTTGCAAAAAGTAACCGTTACCGGCATTGCTCAAAGAAGTCACTCGTTCATCCGTTAGCAAAAAACAAGAACAGCTGTTGTTGCGCTGCTtgcgcaaacacaaacaatgcTGACGTtaccaaaaatttgtttgaaaactCATACATTTTGCAAACGCAATGAGCGAATGAAATAGTATTAAATGCAGATACGTAAAATACAGGCTTACAACAAATGTAAGCCCGGGAAGAACTAAACCAACTGCCAGCGGTTCTTATTACCTACACACAaccgaacacacacacacacacacgcttaggaacacatttatttttggacTGCTGCACTTAAATAATTGCGTGATAAGACTTTAAAAGGTATGTAAGTACATCAGTAAGCAGATAAATTTCCGTTTTATAATTATCGTGTCTTTGTTACTTGATTGCCTACGCAGCTAGCACAGTGCCGTGAGTTAAGTGAAAGCGGCTTCGTCATGTTCTCGCATTCGGGTCATGTTATGACGCTGGCCAATAGCATCATAGGCGTCGGAATATTGGCAAtgccattttgttttcaaaaatgCGGAATCATCCTCTCCATACTGCTGCTCATCCTGAGCAATTGGATAACACGCGTCTGCTGTCATTATCTTATCAAAACTTCGCTGCTGACACGTCGCAAAAGTTTCGAATTGCTTGGCTTGCACGCGTTCGGCACGTCTGGAAAGTTGCTGGCGG
Protein-coding regions in this window:
- the LOC108597180 gene encoding 40S ribosomal protein S15, translating into MADQVDETLKKKRTFKKFTYRGVDLDQLLDMPNNQLVELMHSRARRRFSRGLKRKPMALIKKLRKAKKEAPPNEKPEIVKTHLRNMIIVPEMTGSIIGVYNGKDFGQVEVKPEMIGHYLGEFALTYKPVKHGRPGIGATHSSRFIPLK